The Streptomyces phaeolivaceus genome has a window encoding:
- a CDS encoding LysE family translocator, with protein sequence MTKRAVVGGWRDGLRTVGGITAGLLIWGVLTVAGLAAVLAASSTAYTVVKLVGAAYLVALGVQSLLSSRRKHGGEGGTDVPTSAPASAPASTPASAPAGNPWRTGLVTNVFNPKIAVFYTGLLPTLAPTGPSPEAGMALLVLLHAGLTLVWLGGYVMLLARARGFFERPAVRRAMDRVTGVVLIGFGIKVAVTQP encoded by the coding sequence GTGACGAAGCGGGCGGTCGTCGGGGGATGGCGGGACGGGCTCAGGACCGTCGGTGGGATAACCGCCGGGCTGCTCATCTGGGGTGTGCTCACGGTGGCCGGACTCGCGGCCGTGCTGGCGGCGTCCTCCACCGCCTACACCGTCGTCAAGCTGGTGGGAGCCGCCTATCTCGTCGCCCTCGGCGTGCAGTCGCTGCTCAGCAGCCGGCGGAAGCACGGCGGTGAGGGCGGGACGGACGTGCCCACGTCGGCGCCCGCATCCGCGCCCGCGTCCACGCCGGCGTCCGCGCCGGCCGGGAATCCTTGGCGGACAGGGCTGGTCACCAACGTCTTCAACCCCAAGATCGCCGTCTTCTACACCGGTCTGCTGCCCACGCTCGCGCCCACCGGCCCGTCCCCCGAGGCCGGGATGGCGCTCCTCGTGCTGCTGCACGCCGGGCTTACCCTCGTCTGGCTCGGTGGCTACGTGATGCTGCTGGCCAGGGCTCGTGGGTTCTTCGAGAGGCCCGCCGTGCGCAGGGCCATGGACCGGGTGACCGGGGTCGTCCTGATCGGGTTCGGCATCAAGGTCGCCGTCACACAGCCCTGA
- a CDS encoding zinc-ribbon domain-containing protein — protein sequence MFIIFGTKGYLYQLAILTLVCGQCGNPAAHTLRKRVTKFTLFFVPLIPISTKYQTQCTFCGAEQKIDAEQAERLQAQNAGVHGGQSHGQPQQQPYQS from the coding sequence ATGTTCATCATCTTCGGCACCAAGGGATACCTGTACCAGCTCGCGATACTGACGCTGGTGTGCGGGCAGTGCGGGAACCCCGCCGCGCACACGCTCAGGAAGCGGGTCACGAAGTTCACGCTGTTCTTCGTGCCGCTGATCCCGATCTCGACCAAGTACCAGACGCAGTGCACCTTCTGCGGCGCCGAGCAGAAGATCGACGCCGAGCAGGCCGAACGGCTCCAGGCGCAGAACGCGGGCGTCCACGGCGGCCAGTCGCACGGCCAGCCCCAGCAGCAGCCGTACCAGTCATGA
- a CDS encoding dolichyl-phosphate beta-glucosyltransferase, producing the protein MNEMNAGGVRRRSVEIVVPVYNEAHVLAGSIGRLHAYLEASFPFPFRITIADNASTDTTWETARALADRLPHVHAVHLDRKGRGRALKHVWSRSTADVVAYMDVDLSTGLEGFLPLVAPLLSGHSDLAIGSRLHRQADVIRGAKREFVSRSYNLLLRLGLAARFSDAQCGFKAVRADVFRALAPRIEDTAWFFDTELLVLAQRNGLRIHEVPVDWVDGPDSRVDFVRTAVDDLRGMGRMLRATAARRVRVADVPHRARRSWVPADSEARTADSEAHTAARPRTAATAPSSFPQLPQLPGNLKDMEYAS; encoded by the coding sequence ATGAACGAAATGAACGCGGGAGGCGTCCGGCGGCGCTCGGTCGAGATCGTCGTGCCGGTGTACAACGAGGCGCACGTCCTCGCCGGCAGCATCGGCCGTCTCCACGCATACCTCGAAGCGTCCTTCCCGTTCCCGTTCCGGATCACGATCGCCGACAACGCGAGCACGGACACCACCTGGGAGACGGCCCGCGCCCTGGCCGACCGGCTCCCGCACGTCCACGCCGTCCACCTCGACCGGAAGGGGCGGGGGCGCGCGCTCAAGCACGTGTGGAGCCGGTCCACCGCCGATGTCGTCGCCTACATGGACGTCGACCTCTCGACCGGCCTCGAAGGGTTTCTGCCGCTGGTCGCGCCGCTGCTCTCCGGCCACAGCGACCTCGCGATCGGCAGCCGGCTGCACCGGCAGGCCGATGTGATCCGCGGCGCCAAGCGTGAGTTCGTCTCCCGCTCCTACAACCTGCTGCTGAGGCTCGGCCTCGCCGCGCGCTTCTCCGACGCGCAGTGCGGCTTCAAGGCGGTACGCGCCGACGTCTTCCGGGCGCTCGCCCCGCGCATCGAGGACACCGCCTGGTTCTTCGACACCGAACTCCTCGTGCTGGCCCAGCGCAACGGGCTCCGCATCCACGAGGTCCCCGTCGACTGGGTCGACGGCCCCGACAGCCGCGTCGACTTCGTCCGTACGGCCGTCGACGACCTCAGGGGCATGGGGCGCATGCTCCGCGCGACCGCCGCACGCCGGGTGCGCGTGGCCGACGTACCGCACCGGGCGCGCCGTTCCTGGGTCCCGGCCGACTCCGAAGCCCGTACGGCCGACTCCGAAGCCCATACGGCCGCCCGTCCTCGTACGGCCGCCACCGCCCCCTCTTCCTTCCCACAGCTCCCCCAACTCCCCGGAAACCTCAAGGACATGGAGTACGCGTCATGA
- a CDS encoding ArnT family glycosyltransferase has product MTTLAPPPATGRDSGPRHRAEAPSTGVTGVGGGPAARVRRMFTGAPEDPRWAHPALWAILVPATALYAWNLSSITGNTFYNAAVYSGTKSWKAFFFGALDSGSFITVDKPPFALWVMGLSARVFGYGTWQMMLPMVAVGVGSVALLYRMVKRDFGAVAGTIAALALTLTPITVAITRDTNPDPILVFLMLLGAAALMKAVRTGRAMPLVWSGVAIGFAFNTKMMQAYVLQRVSGSGTLYTVAQVVAGVAGAVAVIGLLVGRFMRRRKLVGLASIAAVVALLAGPAAYSVSAATTASANGTSPTAGPNTGSGMGGGGGTGGGMGGGSQVSSEMITYLKKNQDGATWLVAVATDQTASSIILESGQPVISMGGWSGGDEAMTLAKLKELVKAGKLHYIVVSDSDSGRGGSSTAASEIAEWVKANGSAVNDYSDSGLYRLDASDVS; this is encoded by the coding sequence ATGACGACCCTCGCTCCGCCGCCCGCCACCGGGCGGGACAGTGGCCCGAGGCATCGGGCCGAAGCTCCTTCCACCGGAGTCACCGGAGTCGGTGGCGGTCCCGCCGCCCGGGTCCGGCGGATGTTCACCGGTGCGCCGGAGGACCCGCGCTGGGCGCACCCCGCGCTGTGGGCGATCCTCGTGCCGGCCACGGCGCTGTACGCCTGGAACCTGTCCTCGATCACCGGCAACACCTTCTACAACGCGGCCGTCTACAGCGGCACGAAGAGCTGGAAGGCGTTCTTCTTCGGCGCGTTGGACTCGGGCAGCTTCATCACCGTCGACAAACCGCCGTTCGCGCTGTGGGTGATGGGTCTGTCGGCCCGGGTGTTCGGCTACGGCACCTGGCAGATGATGCTGCCGATGGTCGCGGTGGGTGTCGGGTCCGTGGCGCTGCTGTACCGCATGGTCAAGCGGGACTTCGGGGCCGTCGCGGGCACGATCGCCGCGCTCGCGCTCACCCTGACCCCGATCACGGTCGCGATCACCCGGGACACCAACCCCGACCCGATCCTCGTCTTCCTGATGCTGCTCGGCGCGGCGGCGCTCATGAAGGCCGTACGCACCGGCCGCGCGATGCCTCTCGTCTGGTCCGGCGTCGCGATCGGCTTCGCCTTCAACACGAAGATGATGCAGGCGTACGTCCTCCAGCGGGTCTCCGGCTCCGGCACGCTCTACACGGTCGCCCAGGTGGTGGCCGGTGTCGCCGGTGCGGTCGCGGTGATCGGGCTGCTCGTCGGACGGTTCATGCGGCGCCGCAAGCTCGTGGGGCTGGCCTCGATCGCGGCGGTCGTCGCGCTGCTGGCCGGGCCCGCCGCGTACTCGGTGTCGGCGGCCACCACGGCCTCGGCCAACGGCACCAGCCCGACGGCCGGGCCCAACACCGGGAGCGGCATGGGCGGTGGCGGCGGTACGGGTGGCGGCATGGGCGGCGGCTCCCAGGTCTCGTCCGAGATGATCACGTATCTGAAGAAGAACCAGGACGGTGCGACCTGGCTGGTGGCGGTGGCCACCGACCAGACGGCCTCCTCGATCATCCTGGAGTCCGGTCAGCCCGTGATCTCCATGGGCGGCTGGTCCGGCGGCGACGAGGCCATGACCCTCGCCAAGCTCAAGGAGCTGGTGAAGGCGGGCAAGCTCCACTACATCGTCGTCAGCGACAGTGACAGCGGCCGGGGCGGCAGCAGCACCGCCGCCTCCGAGATCGCCGAGTGGGTCAAGGCGAACGGCAGCGCCGTGAACGACTACAGCGACAGCGGGCTGTACCGCCTGGACGCGTCCGACGTCAGCTGA
- a CDS encoding MFS transporter — protein sequence MRSYQALFRTREFTPLFLSSALQVAAVTIGGLALGTSVYEATGSPLLSALSMFGPSLVQVVGATTLLSAADRLPPRTTLTGLAVVCAASTAILALPGLPLWTVFAVIAAQGLVASLGGGVRWGLLNEILPKDGYLLGRSVFNMLHGLTQVAGYATGGALVVWLSPAMTLLVAAGLYTAAALCTALGLTRRAPRASGRPSVAETWRTNARLWSSAPRRRLYLGLWIPNGLVVGCESLFVAYAPDRAGLLFACAALGMLIGDVTVGRLLPPATRDRLATPLLLLLATPYLLIALHPPTPVAAACAALASIGFGASLIQQQRLLAHTPPELTGHALGLHSAGMLTMQGAGAALAGGTAQLTSPGVAMAAMAGASAAVTVGLWAAGRKGEDARAASTADAS from the coding sequence ATGCGCAGCTATCAAGCCCTCTTCCGTACAAGGGAGTTCACCCCTCTCTTCCTCTCCTCCGCCCTCCAGGTCGCCGCCGTGACGATCGGCGGCCTGGCGCTCGGCACGTCCGTCTACGAGGCGACCGGCTCCCCGCTGCTGTCCGCCCTCAGCATGTTCGGCCCGTCCCTGGTCCAGGTGGTCGGCGCGACGACGCTGCTCTCGGCGGCGGACCGGCTGCCGCCGAGGACGACGCTGACGGGCCTGGCCGTCGTCTGCGCGGCGAGCACGGCGATCCTGGCGCTCCCCGGCCTGCCCCTGTGGACGGTCTTCGCGGTGATCGCCGCCCAGGGCCTGGTCGCCTCCCTCGGCGGTGGCGTCCGCTGGGGCCTGCTGAACGAGATCCTCCCGAAGGACGGCTATCTGCTCGGCCGCTCGGTGTTCAACATGCTGCACGGGCTGACACAGGTCGCCGGATACGCGACCGGCGGCGCCCTGGTGGTGTGGCTGTCCCCGGCGATGACCCTGCTGGTGGCGGCGGGCCTCTACACGGCGGCGGCCCTCTGCACGGCACTGGGCCTGACCCGTCGCGCCCCGCGCGCCTCCGGCCGCCCGTCCGTCGCCGAGACCTGGCGCACCAACGCCCGCCTGTGGTCGTCGGCCCCGCGCCGCCGCCTCTACCTCGGCCTGTGGATCCCCAACGGCCTGGTCGTCGGCTGCGAGTCCCTGTTCGTCGCGTACGCCCCCGACCGCGCGGGCCTCCTCTTCGCCTGCGCGGCGCTCGGCATGCTGATCGGCGACGTCACGGTGGGCCGCCTCCTCCCACCCGCCACCCGCGACCGCCTGGCCACCCCTCTTCTCCTGCTCCTGGCCACCCCGTACCTCCTCATTGCCCTCCACCCCCCGACCCCGGTCGCGGCGGCCTGCGCCGCCCTCGCCTCCATCGGCTTCGGCGCCAGCCTGATCCAGCAACAGCGCCTCCTCGCCCACACCCCACCCGAACTCACCGGCCACGCCCTGGGCCTGCACTCGGCGGGCATGCTCACGATGCAGGGGGCGGGCGCGGCCCTGGCGGGCGGCACGGCCCAACTGACCTCACCGGGCGTGGCGATGGCAGCGATGGCGGGGGCGTCTGCGGCGGTGACGGTGGGGTTGTGGGCGGCGGGGAGGAAGGGTGAGGACGCGAGGGCCGCGTCTACGGCGGATGCGTCGTGA
- a CDS encoding ArsR/SmtB family transcription factor: protein MGWWQVNADTLAGSRFVVSPLAETFASLKTLHAGTGTHPGERAWLRAHLPAYRRELARDPVTAPLVRAGLGKEWIADFLTPTPREDETFAAEVARVRGADPAAARAHLALSLRGPVPAVLRRDDLPGRAADLLTYVWEETVRPYWQRRRRVLEADVLARTARLGQGGWAAVLDALRPGMRWLGENRLQVNAHEYPPREISGARLVFVPVTPQRTGWVAWEERERYAVVYPCSGVLADGDGNGNGDGARDRDRDRDRDGGGSYGSTTVVPAALGPLLGDNRARILVLLDSPMSTTQLCAVTGQALGSVGRHLRVLLDAGLVRRGRAGRSVLYARTAEGEVLLRAASPRQGRRGGENASGDSIRL, encoded by the coding sequence ATGGGTTGGTGGCAGGTCAACGCCGACACCCTCGCCGGGAGCCGGTTCGTCGTGTCGCCGCTCGCGGAGACGTTCGCGAGTCTGAAGACGCTGCACGCGGGCACGGGCACACACCCCGGGGAACGGGCCTGGCTGCGGGCCCATCTGCCCGCGTACCGCCGCGAGTTGGCCCGGGACCCGGTGACCGCGCCGCTGGTCCGCGCGGGACTCGGCAAGGAGTGGATCGCCGACTTCCTGACCCCCACACCCCGCGAGGACGAGACCTTCGCCGCCGAGGTCGCCCGCGTCCGGGGCGCCGATCCCGCCGCCGCCCGCGCCCATCTCGCGCTCTCCCTGCGCGGCCCCGTGCCCGCCGTCCTCCGCCGGGACGACCTGCCGGGCCGCGCGGCCGACCTCCTGACATACGTGTGGGAGGAGACCGTACGGCCGTACTGGCAGCGGCGGCGACGGGTGCTGGAGGCCGATGTGCTCGCCCGGACCGCGCGGCTCGGGCAGGGCGGCTGGGCGGCCGTGCTGGACGCGCTGCGGCCGGGGATGCGGTGGCTCGGCGAGAACCGGCTCCAGGTCAACGCGCACGAGTACCCGCCGCGTGAGATCTCCGGGGCGCGGCTGGTCTTCGTGCCGGTCACCCCGCAGCGGACGGGGTGGGTGGCGTGGGAGGAGCGGGAGCGGTACGCCGTCGTCTACCCCTGCTCGGGCGTCCTCGCCGACGGAGACGGAAACGGAAACGGAGACGGGGCCAGGGACAGGGACAGGGACAGGGACAGGGACGGGGGCGGCAGCTACGGCAGCACCACCGTCGTGCCCGCCGCCCTCGGGCCCCTCCTCGGGGACAACCGTGCCCGGATCCTCGTCCTCCTCGACTCCCCCATGAGTACGACGCAGCTGTGCGCGGTGACCGGGCAGGCGCTCGGGTCCGTCGGCCGTCATCTGCGGGTGCTGCTGGACGCCGGGCTGGTCCGGCGCGGCCGGGCGGGCCGCTCGGTGCTGTACGCGCGTACGGCGGAGGGGGAGGTGCTGCTGCGGGCGGCCTCCCCTCGGCAGGGGCGGCGCGGAGGCGAAAACGCTTCCGGAGATAGCATCCGTTTATGA
- a CDS encoding glutathione peroxidase, which translates to MTTDNATPSVLDVEIDALKGGSADLTQYAGQAVLVVNVASKCGLTPQYTGLEALQARYAAQGFTVLGVPCNQFLGQEPGSAEEIAEFCSATYGVTFPLTEKVEVNGEGRHALYERLVDHADAEGHTGDIRWNFEKFLIGRDGSVVARFSPQTEPESAELVAAVEKAIG; encoded by the coding sequence ATGACTACAGACAACGCCACCCCCTCCGTCCTGGACGTCGAGATCGACGCGCTGAAGGGCGGCTCCGCCGACCTCACGCAGTACGCCGGCCAGGCCGTTCTCGTCGTGAACGTGGCCTCCAAGTGCGGCCTCACCCCCCAGTACACCGGCCTTGAGGCGCTGCAGGCCCGCTACGCCGCCCAGGGCTTCACCGTGCTCGGCGTGCCGTGCAACCAGTTCCTCGGGCAGGAGCCCGGCTCCGCCGAGGAGATCGCGGAGTTCTGCTCGGCGACGTACGGCGTCACCTTCCCGCTGACCGAGAAGGTCGAGGTCAACGGTGAGGGCCGGCACGCGCTGTACGAGCGGCTGGTGGACCACGCGGACGCCGAGGGCCACACCGGCGACATCCGCTGGAACTTCGAGAAGTTCCTGATCGGCCGCGACGGCTCGGTCGTCGCCCGCTTCTCCCCGCAGACCGAGCCGGAGTCGGCGGAGCTGGTCGCCGCCGTCGAGAAGGCCATCGGCTGA
- a CDS encoding MerR family transcriptional regulator has translation MDDLLTIGAFAARARLSAKALRLYDRLGLLPPAYVDEVNGYRYYRADQAERARLVALLRQLDMPLARIAEIVDVVDTDGRRAAERLAAYWAGAEERFASQRTLVAYLRGRLSGTESGMEEKKSDTCGNFTVETVDTPPQVLLTQSRHTLADELPAWIGASLGRLEEGAAACGGTTGAPFVVYHSEVSMESDGPAESCVPVADESAARAWAAEHGRAWETRVRVEPAGRLVYTRISKAQVAHPQILAAFEAVERWIAGRGLEVTGPCREIYFADWDAAGPEDPVCDVAFPVASSAV, from the coding sequence ATGGACGACCTGCTCACCATCGGAGCCTTCGCCGCCCGCGCGCGGCTGTCGGCGAAGGCGCTGCGGCTGTACGACCGGCTGGGGCTGCTTCCGCCGGCGTACGTCGACGAGGTGAACGGCTACCGGTACTACCGGGCCGACCAGGCCGAACGTGCCCGTCTGGTGGCCCTGCTGCGGCAGCTGGACATGCCGCTCGCGCGGATCGCCGAGATCGTGGACGTCGTCGACACGGACGGCCGGCGCGCCGCCGAACGGCTCGCCGCGTACTGGGCCGGTGCCGAGGAGCGGTTCGCGTCCCAGCGGACCCTGGTCGCCTACCTCCGTGGACGGTTGTCAGGAACGGAGTCAGGCATGGAAGAGAAGAAAAGCGACACATGTGGGAACTTCACCGTCGAAACGGTCGATACGCCCCCGCAGGTGCTGCTGACCCAGTCGCGGCACACCCTCGCCGACGAGTTGCCGGCGTGGATCGGGGCGTCGCTGGGGCGGCTGGAGGAGGGCGCGGCGGCCTGCGGCGGGACCACGGGCGCGCCGTTCGTCGTGTACCACTCCGAGGTGTCGATGGAGAGCGACGGGCCCGCCGAGTCGTGTGTGCCGGTGGCGGACGAGAGCGCCGCGCGGGCGTGGGCGGCGGAGCACGGGCGGGCCTGGGAGACGAGGGTGCGGGTGGAGCCGGCGGGACGGCTCGTGTACACCCGGATCAGCAAGGCACAGGTGGCCCATCCGCAGATCCTCGCGGCGTTCGAGGCGGTCGAGCGGTGGATCGCCGGGCGGGGCCTGGAGGTCACCGGCCCGTGCCGGGAGATCTACTTCGCGGACTGGGACGCGGCGGGCCCCGAGGACCCGGTGTGCGACGTGGCGTTCCCGGTCGCGTCCTCGGCCGTGTAG
- a CDS encoding D-alanyl-D-alanine carboxypeptidase has product MSRPTTPQPDQATAVFSRRALLEAAESEDVRPEDARPDATGSETGSETGPDSGTATEPAAREATGTRSGDAKTDRATTDAADGPDEAHADAEGADAGSGAAGSGAADSGDGSAIGTEGSAEIAEIAEIAEDSDASDASDASDGSDGDEVADAEPTAGRGAEETEEGDTHPRERGAAAPADAASPVRPTAGGTGDTTGPEAVDPAQGAADDHGDADVHGDAPEAAGTRAGGDLGVRRDAAPVDAAQAAAEAARAEASVDAAPHASQDGVRDGIAADTTPVAEPKADKAAGSADVRSGSADVRSGAAAADPDVDGPVVDEAAASGAEVADGVEPSQGPPTGGDESRAGGDESRAGGAGGESGGEGVAEPGRGVDQPTAVFRAPRVPAVDQPTTMLKLGNVPRPAAEAKVDADADADADAKGAVEVEGAGDEGSAGGVQGAPPVERTSKFVALKSLDETAPPKPPAATTPPATTPPAEATRALPQVGPERTTQQPLPPRPPLDLLAELTNTPPPRQTPVRTIIRRVKIWTPLAILLVIVFAIAQAVRPLPTPALALTADGSYAFKGDKVALPWPDEGQGWMDVNGIGTMDSFGEQKPVAIGSVAKAMTAYVILKEHPMKPGAKGATIPVDAKAETEGGYDKDGESTLNTVKEGDQLTQYDAIAAIMIPSANNIARLLARWDSGGSEEEFVKKMNAAAKDLGMKNTTYTDPSGLKETTVSTAEDQVKLGNELVKMKALTDITRLPSWKDPSGQPWTNYNRLVPYNNSIGIKTGTTSAAGGNLLFAATQEVGGETAIVVGAILGQHTPPIIDTVNAVSKTAMIAAQEALTSDTILKKGDVVGYVDDGLGGRTPVVVTKNVSAVGWAGKTVKLELDASATIPHEAKSGTEVGKLIVGEGSGEGVEVPVALQQDLTEPGFLTKLTRVT; this is encoded by the coding sequence ATGTCCCGCCCCACCACCCCCCAACCCGACCAGGCAACAGCGGTCTTCTCCCGCCGAGCCCTCTTGGAGGCGGCGGAGTCGGAGGACGTGAGGCCGGAGGACGCGAGGCCGGACGCGACGGGGTCGGAGACGGGGTCGGAGACGGGGCCGGACTCCGGAACGGCGACGGAGCCCGCGGCACGAGAGGCCACGGGGACGCGATCCGGCGACGCGAAGACCGACCGGGCCACCACGGACGCCGCCGACGGTCCGGACGAGGCTCACGCGGACGCTGAGGGCGCGGATGCCGGGTCGGGTGCCGCCGGGTCGGGCGCCGCGGACTCGGGCGACGGGTCGGCCATTGGCACCGAGGGGTCGGCCGAGATCGCCGAGATCGCCGAGATCGCTGAGGACTCCGACGCCTCCGACGCCTCCGACGCCTCCGACGGCTCCGACGGTGACGAGGTCGCCGACGCGGAGCCGACTGCCGGGCGCGGGGCCGAGGAGACCGAGGAGGGCGACACGCATCCGCGCGAGCGGGGCGCCGCCGCGCCGGCCGACGCCGCCTCGCCGGTACGACCGACCGCAGGCGGGACGGGGGACACCACCGGCCCTGAGGCCGTCGACCCCGCCCAGGGTGCCGCTGACGATCACGGCGACGCCGACGTCCACGGCGACGCCCCCGAGGCCGCTGGTACCCGCGCCGGGGGCGACCTCGGCGTTCGGCGTGACGCCGCGCCGGTCGATGCCGCGCAAGCCGCTGCCGAGGCCGCGCGAGCCGAGGCTTCGGTCGATGCCGCGCCCCATGCCTCGCAGGACGGCGTCCGGGACGGCATCGCCGCCGACACCACCCCCGTCGCCGAGCCGAAGGCCGACAAGGCCGCCGGTTCGGCCGATGTGCGGTCCGGTTCGGCCGACGTGCGGTCCGGGGCGGCAGCCGCGGACCCGGATGTCGACGGACCGGTGGTCGATGAAGCGGCAGCGTCCGGCGCGGAAGTCGCCGATGGCGTGGAGCCCTCGCAGGGGCCACCCACGGGTGGCGACGAAAGCCGCGCGGGTGGCGACGAAAGCCGCGCGGGTGGTGCGGGTGGGGAGTCGGGGGGCGAGGGCGTAGCCGAGCCGGGGCGGGGGGTCGATCAGCCGACGGCGGTCTTCCGGGCGCCCCGGGTGCCCGCTGTCGACCAGCCGACCACCATGCTCAAGCTGGGCAACGTCCCCAGGCCCGCAGCCGAGGCCAAGGTCGACGCCGACGCCGACGCCGACGCCGATGCCAAGGGTGCCGTCGAGGTCGAGGGGGCCGGTGACGAGGGGTCGGCCGGGGGCGTCCAGGGGGCGCCGCCAGTCGAGCGCACCAGCAAATTCGTAGCACTGAAGTCACTGGACGAGACCGCCCCGCCCAAGCCCCCGGCGGCGACGACACCCCCGGCGACCACGCCCCCGGCGGAGGCGACGCGGGCCCTCCCGCAGGTGGGTCCGGAGCGGACGACGCAGCAGCCGCTGCCGCCGAGGCCGCCGCTGGACCTGCTGGCGGAGCTGACGAACACCCCGCCGCCCCGCCAGACACCGGTGCGCACGATCATCCGCCGGGTCAAGATCTGGACCCCGCTGGCGATCCTGCTGGTGATCGTGTTCGCGATCGCACAGGCCGTACGCCCGCTCCCCACCCCCGCACTCGCCCTGACCGCCGACGGTTCGTACGCGTTCAAGGGCGACAAGGTGGCCCTCCCGTGGCCCGACGAGGGCCAGGGCTGGATGGACGTCAACGGCATCGGCACGATGGACAGCTTCGGCGAGCAGAAGCCCGTGGCCATCGGCTCCGTCGCCAAGGCGATGACCGCTTACGTCATCCTCAAGGAACACCCGATGAAGCCCGGCGCGAAGGGCGCGACCATCCCCGTCGACGCGAAGGCGGAGACCGAGGGTGGTTACGACAAGGACGGTGAGTCCACGCTCAACACCGTCAAGGAGGGCGACCAGCTCACCCAGTACGACGCGATCGCGGCCATCATGATCCCGTCCGCGAACAACATCGCCCGGCTGCTCGCCCGTTGGGACAGCGGCGGTTCCGAGGAGGAGTTCGTCAAGAAGATGAACGCCGCCGCCAAGGACCTCGGGATGAAGAACACGACGTACACCGACCCGTCCGGTCTGAAGGAGACGACCGTCTCCACCGCCGAGGACCAGGTCAAGCTCGGCAACGAGCTGGTGAAGATGAAGGCCCTCACGGACATCACCAGGCTGCCCTCCTGGAAGGACCCCTCGGGCCAGCCCTGGACCAACTACAACCGTCTCGTCCCCTACAACAACTCGATCGGCATCAAGACCGGCACCACCTCGGCCGCGGGCGGCAACCTGCTCTTCGCCGCCACGCAGGAGGTCGGCGGCGAGACGGCGATCGTCGTCGGCGCGATCCTCGGCCAGCACACCCCGCCGATCATCGACACCGTCAACGCGGTCAGCAAGACCGCGATGATCGCCGCCCAGGAGGCGCTGACCTCCGACACGATCCTGAAGAAGGGCGATGTCGTCGGATACGTGGACGACGGGCTCGGCGGACGGACCCCGGTCGTGGTCACGAAGAACGTCTCGGCGGTCGGCTGGGCAGGCAAGACGGTCAAGCTCGAACTCGACGCGAGCGCGACCATCCCGCACGAGGCGAAGTCCGGTACCGAGGTCGGCAAGCTGATCGTCGGCGAGGGCTCCGGCGAAGGCGTGGAGGTCCCGGTCGCCCTCCAGCAGGACCTCACCGAGCCCGGCTTCCTCACCAAGCTGACCCGAGTGACCTGA
- a CDS encoding GOLPH3/VPS74 family protein codes for MGRSRRTLPEELLLLALDPATGTTAQPQSLDLGLAGAQLVELALAGRIAPDGDRIAVVSPRPTGDPTLDCALELLRRRGAPVRAVHWIGGPRLGLRQTYLSHLERCGMVHAVAGQMCGVLPTTRYQASQTEISREIRTRLDSAIRTGVPPDPRTAALAALAHAVGLGKHLYPGNEGRSSRSRLRDLIRHDPMGGLVAHAVMDVQNGVAAQPRRSPAPTGRQAAPGARPPAPEPARGVPMQPRRGSMARVVAH; via the coding sequence ATGGGCAGGAGCCGCAGAACACTTCCGGAAGAGCTTCTGCTGCTGGCGTTGGACCCGGCCACGGGTACCACCGCACAGCCGCAGTCGCTCGACCTTGGTCTGGCCGGAGCGCAGCTAGTGGAGCTGGCGCTGGCCGGACGGATAGCCCCAGACGGGGATCGTATCGCCGTGGTGTCCCCACGGCCGACTGGAGATCCGACCTTGGACTGCGCGTTGGAGTTGCTGCGAAGGCGTGGCGCTCCCGTACGGGCGGTCCACTGGATTGGCGGGCCGCGTCTCGGGCTGCGCCAGACCTACCTCTCGCATCTGGAGCGGTGCGGCATGGTGCATGCCGTGGCGGGCCAGATGTGCGGAGTGCTGCCGACGACTCGCTATCAGGCGAGTCAGACCGAGATCAGCCGGGAGATCCGAACCCGGCTGGACTCCGCGATCCGCACCGGCGTACCGCCGGACCCGCGGACCGCGGCGCTCGCCGCCCTGGCGCACGCGGTCGGCCTCGGCAAGCACCTGTATCCGGGGAACGAGGGACGCTCGTCCCGCTCCCGGCTGCGGGACCTGATCCGGCACGACCCCATGGGTGGCCTGGTGGCCCACGCCGTCATGGACGTGCAGAACGGCGTGGCCGCACAGCCACGTCGCAGCCCGGCACCGACCGGCCGTCAGGCCGCCCCCGGCGCCAGGCCACCCGCACCGGAACCCGCGCGCGGCGTTCCGATGCAGCCACGCCGCGGCTCGATGGCCCGCGTAGTGGCGCACTGA